The Paenibacillus sp. RC334 nucleotide sequence TGGCCGCTCCTGGCCGACACCGGAAGCTCGCCTTCACATCGGGGGCGAAAGTCGGCTCAGCATGTCGCCTAGGCTAAACTGTTGCGTAACAGTTACACTGGATTACATTTCTGTCGGAAACTTGCGAAGCCCGCCCATAGCCGCTGTCGGACCCGGACGGGACATTGGCGCGCGCGACACAAGGCGCGGGATTGCGTTGTGACGGAGCCTCACCTAACGTACAGCAAGCGAGAGCGCTCCGATTCTGCATAGATAGCTCGCGCCAGCATTTGTGCCCTGCCGACTTCAGGAGAAAATGATGCGTGGCCTGGTGATGGGAATCGCTATCATCTCAGCGAGCTGGCCGTTTATAAAGGCTCTCGCTCAGGATGACTCGGACATGCCTAAGGAGAGATGGGGAAAGACGGAAGACGGTCACAGCCGAATCACCGCGCGGCAGAGAAACTCAGAAATCGGACTTCGCGACAATTGTGGCCCCTCCTGGTTTCGCCATCGCTATGGACAGGCTGGACAGGACAATACACCTCTTATTCGATATCAGATGTAGAATTTCGTTAATTTGCTTTGTTTTTCGCCCGAATTGACGTTCTTCTCCACACTTCGGGGGAGACCCGCAATCAAAAGTCAGGCTCGGTTAGATTTCGATAAAGTTCTAAATTGCCCTTCTCTAGGGCATCGCGTTGCTCTTTAAGGTGTTGAATCTCTTCACGCAGACGTTCGATGGTTGCTTCCATCTCGTCGATTCCGTCTTGTAGTTGTTGGCTGTACTCGTTCATGCGTGTTGCTCCTTTCTTTACTTATAGCGGCTTAAGATTAAACCTTAATCTGCTTTGGCTTCACAGTGCCTTGTTTCACCGCTTCCATATATTCATACGGGGACAAATCGTAAATGCTGCCGTGGATGCGGATACGATTATAATCTTGTATAAACTGACTTACGACTTCATAGGCCTGTGGATATGTTTCAAACTCATGCCGCTGATAGCACTCCGCCTCTATGATCGAATGATACGATTCGATATGCGCGTTTTTATTCGGCGTTTTTGGCGGGATGCGCTCGTGAATCATGACAAACTCGTTACAAGCTTCCTCAAACAGGTTGCTAATAAATTGCGGACCGTTGTCCGAACGAATGACAGGCTTTTCTGCCTTGTCAAAGAGCTGACGTTTCATCAGTGCTTCCTGCATGATCTGAACGAGATGCTTCGCTTCGCACGTCAATCCAATGTGATAAGTAACTACGGCGCGATCAAACACATCTAAGATGCTCATAAGGAAGAAGAACCGTTGCTCGCCTTGGACCCATCCATACTTAATGTCAGTCTCCCACAGTTGATTAGAGGCCGTTATGACGCGATTGTTGGCAAGTCGCTTGGGATGCTTAATCTTGAGTTTCCGCTGTGGACGAAGCACATCCATCCGCTTGCATAGACGGTAAACTTTCTTCTTGTTAATTTTCAGTTGATGGCGGCGGCTTAAAAGCACGGTCAGTTTACGATAGCCGTAGTTCGCGCCTTCGCCTGCTAAGAACTCCATGATCCATTCACAAATCTGCTCATCACTGATTGGCTCACCATCTTGTGTATAAGATAAACCAGGTGCAGGGCGACCGGCCCTGTGGATTGTTTCTTGGGCTTGCTCTGGCCTATTCACGTATGCATAATACGTTGAGCGTTCTACCTCTAGCACACGCAGTACAAAGCTGATGCTATGCCCTCGTGTAATATACTTCTGGGCGATTTCTATTTTATCCGCAAGTACGGGTTCGTTTTTTTAGTAGGTCTTTGAGAATATCCCTCTCTAAGGCTTGCTCTGCAAAGAGCTTCTTAAGTTTCTCATTCTCTTTCACAAGCTCTGCATAATCTTCTGAAGTCGGTACAAATTTCGCTTGCTTTACACTAGAACCATCCAGTGTATCTAGATCCTTACGATTTAATTCTCTGGCCCATCGCAATACCATCTTTGGATCAAGCTCATGTTGTCTTGATATAGCGGTCATGTTGCCGATTTCCTTCCCCTTGGCAACCACCATCTTCTTGAAATTTAGATCATACTGTTTCTTCTTCATTTCGTTCCCCTCCGCCTCAATATTATTGTATCGGAGTAAGGGGTGTACTGTCCAAGTTCAAATAGGGGCTAAATAGCTAGCATTTCATTGTTTTTCATTTGGTTCTCAATTTGTTCTACATAGACCTTTTCTAGTTTCTCAAGTCTTTCTCTAAAATCCTCAGCTTCGATTTTAGAAAAGTACTTATCTTCAAGAGAATTATAGGTTCTTTCTATATCCTGAAATCTTTGATCAACATCTTCTTTAAATTGTTCAAATTGTCTTATTATTGGTCCTGTCAACAATTCTTCTTTTAAGTTATATAGCCAGTTTTTTATTTCTGAGAAAAGCTCTTTCTTATCACTTGCAGTTTCTTCTTCTAATAATTTTATATTTCCAGGCACCTTTGCTGTCTCAAAATCGTCTTCTAGTGATATTGAAAAATAGTAGTTTTCATCAAATGAATAAATAATAGTTATTGTTCCAAATTGAGTGTCTGTTTCTTCTTCCTGTTCAACTTTAAAATCACCAATGCTAAAAAAATCTGTTTCAAGTTGAGTGTATATTTCCTTTAAAAATGATTTGGTGATTGACAAATTATTTCCTCCTAATTGGTTTTTCTAAAAAAAATATATATAACTTCTAGTTTATTTTCAATATTTTGATGCAACAATGTCATATAACGTTCCTGTATTCATGAACCCCACAGGGGTTGTCTGCTGAAATCCCTCTCCGAAATCCTTCCCCGCAGACCAAGCTCCGTCAGGAGCGCAGCTTGAATATTATGTTCTATGCCGTTACCCGCATCCTGAATAATCTTGAACTTACTTCCACAATTTCTCTTCAATTAAATAATCCATCTCTTTAAAATATTCGATTATTCTTTCGGGTTCCTGTTTGAATCTATTTGAGTAATGAACCCCTATCCCATTTGAATCTGTATAATCAAAACTTAGATATTTAAATCCACCTCTTGGCCCGACATACTTTATGATGTTCCTTGCTGATTTATATTCTTCTAGCCTTTTCTTCTTTTCATCTTCCATTTTCTCTAAATATTTTGGATCTACTATTTCAAGTGAAGACCAAAGAACATCCAATTTACCCAATCCAGGAAAATGCACTCCAGTAAAATTATCATTTGATCTTGACCACATTCCATAATTTCCGATTGTATAACCTTCAGTTCCAGCTATAAGTCCTTTAAGATATTGAGTAAGATCAACTTTTAACTTTACTTGGATTCTCTCATACATCATGAACCCTCCACTCAAATAAATAATTGGTAATGTCATATAACGTTTTCCCTATTCACGAACCTCGTCAGAGGTTGTCTGCCAGAGGCAGACCAAGGAACGAAGTAACCCCGCTTGAATAGGATGTTATCGGATTTCGCTTCTTCTTCGGTTAAATAAACCTCCTAAGGTCTTATAATGACTTCTACTTCCATATCATCGTTTTCC carries:
- a CDS encoding IS3 family transposase; the encoded protein is MEIAQKYITRGHSISFVLRVLEVERSTYYAYVNRPEQAQETIHRAGRPAPGLSYTQDGEPISDEQICEWIMEFLAGEGANYGYRKLTVLLSRRHQLKINKKKVYRLCKRMDVLRPQRKLKIKHPKRLANNRVITASNQLWETDIKYGWVQGEQRFFFLMSILDVFDRAVVTYHIGLTCEAKHLVQIMQEALMKRQLFDKAEKPVIRSDNGPQFISNLFEEACNEFVMIHERIPPKTPNKNAHIESYHSIIEAECYQRHEFETYPQAYEVVSQFIQDYNRIRIHGSIYDLSPYEYMEAVKQGTVKPKQIKV